Proteins encoded in a region of the Nocardia asteroides genome:
- a CDS encoding DUF4190 domain-containing protein — protein sequence MSQYPPPPPGQYPPPGQYPQPPGGQYPGGPAYWQESPKGRGLAITALVLGILALLFFWTVVGGYLFGILAVILGIVAVFKARAGTAGGMGMAITGVVLGALGIVGAILLTIVGYSFFVDSGGKDFVDCVNKAGNDQAEIERCEREWNQKLEDKFSITLTPPPAPTPR from the coding sequence ATGTCGCAATATCCGCCCCCGCCGCCCGGCCAGTACCCGCCGCCCGGGCAATATCCGCAGCCGCCGGGCGGCCAGTACCCGGGCGGCCCCGCCTACTGGCAGGAATCGCCGAAAGGCAGGGGCCTGGCGATCACCGCGCTGGTGCTCGGCATCCTCGCGCTGCTGTTCTTCTGGACGGTCGTCGGCGGCTATCTCTTCGGCATCTTGGCCGTCATCCTCGGGATCGTCGCGGTGTTCAAGGCCCGTGCGGGCACCGCCGGAGGCATGGGGATGGCGATCACCGGTGTGGTCCTCGGCGCGCTGGGCATCGTCGGCGCCATCTTGCTCACCATCGTGGGTTACAGCTTCTTCGTCGACTCGGGCGGAAAAGACTTCGTGGACTGTGTGAACAAGGCGGGCAACGACCAGGCCGAGATCGAGCGGTGCGAGCGCGAGTGGAATCAGAAGCTGGAAGACAAGTTCAGCATCACGCTCACTCCACCGCCCGCGCCGACGCCCCGGTAG
- a CDS encoding pirin family protein, with the protein MSTLTTPHIDVHRGGDRMKTRVSWLDSKHSFSFGEHYDPDNTHHGLLLVNNEDVVSPGQGFDTHPHRDMEIVTWVLGGSLVHQDSLGHSGVIYPGLAQRMSAGTGILHSEKNDAWRLDGRAPEHDEPVHFVQMWVVPDEPGLTPGYEQLEIDDELAGGGLVTVASGLPRYRDRTAIAINSSHSALHVARMAGAESGEQVIDLPDAPYLHLFVARGEVDMEGVGPLYEGDAVRLTRSGGQRVVARRPSEILVWEMHARLGAQ; encoded by the coding sequence ATGTCCACACTCACGACACCACACATCGATGTCCACCGTGGCGGCGACCGCATGAAGACGCGGGTCTCCTGGCTGGATTCGAAGCATTCGTTCTCCTTCGGGGAGCACTACGATCCCGACAACACCCACCACGGCCTGCTGCTGGTCAACAACGAAGACGTCGTCTCCCCGGGCCAGGGTTTCGACACCCACCCGCATCGGGACATGGAGATCGTCACCTGGGTGCTAGGGGGCAGTCTGGTGCACCAGGATTCCCTGGGCCACAGCGGCGTCATCTATCCGGGGCTGGCCCAGCGTATGAGCGCGGGCACCGGCATCCTGCATTCGGAGAAGAACGACGCGTGGCGGTTGGACGGCCGAGCCCCCGAACACGACGAGCCCGTGCATTTCGTGCAGATGTGGGTCGTGCCCGACGAACCGGGTCTCACCCCCGGCTACGAGCAGCTCGAAATCGATGACGAACTGGCAGGCGGTGGCCTGGTGACGGTCGCCTCGGGACTGCCCCGGTACCGCGATCGGACTGCCATCGCCATCAACAGCAGCCATTCGGCGCTGCATGTGGCGCGGATGGCCGGCGCGGAGTCGGGCGAGCAGGTGATCGATCTGCCCGATGCGCCGTACTTGCATTTGTTCGTGGCGCGCGGGGAGGTGGACATGGAGGGTGTCGGCCCGCTCTACGAGGGGGACGCGGTGCGTTTGACCAGGTCGGGGGGCCAACGTGTGGTGGCGCGCAGGCCTTCGGAAATCTTGGTTTGGGAGATGCACGCGAGGCTGGGCGCCCAGTAG
- a CDS encoding NUDIX domain-containing protein, whose product MPSAATPPGGNDVLQPDDLARIERQLRSEARRDGIAHFVVGVAVFRENRLLVVRRVADDYHGGMYELPGGGVESGETFAECVERELLEETGLRMRAVTDFLDGFDYATRTKSKVRKYCFVVEAEPGDVALAPGEHDAFAWIDATALDELPMAPDMRRMVSMLVDRV is encoded by the coding sequence TTGCCAAGCGCCGCAACGCCGCCCGGAGGTAACGACGTGCTCCAGCCCGATGACCTCGCCCGGATCGAGCGGCAACTCCGCAGCGAAGCGCGTCGCGATGGCATCGCGCATTTCGTGGTAGGCGTCGCCGTGTTCCGCGAAAACCGGCTCCTGGTGGTGCGCCGAGTCGCGGACGACTATCACGGCGGTATGTACGAACTGCCCGGAGGAGGTGTCGAATCGGGGGAGACATTCGCCGAGTGCGTCGAGCGGGAATTGCTGGAGGAAACGGGGTTGCGGATGCGCGCCGTCACCGACTTCCTCGACGGATTCGATTACGCGACCCGGACCAAGTCGAAAGTGCGGAAATATTGCTTCGTCGTGGAGGCGGAGCCAGGCGATGTCGCCCTCGCGCCAGGGGAGCACGACGCGTTCGCGTGGATCGACGCTACCGCGCTCGACGAGCTGCCGATGGCGCCGGATATGCGGCGGATGGTGAGCATGCTGGTCGACCGGGTCTGA
- a CDS encoding DUF4185 domain-containing protein encodes MRESGIKSPCAPALFGALLVGALTVPMPAAQAAPFPWAPPPVNSCGEIGFDPLNREPDPAQPPPPPLPPQINIPVPIPELTPVPVPDPPQDNTRIVPDPLPANPCDNPCPDIRDNPKHPEPDPDPSPTPETGADEGTGSSSGSSGSASGSGSGSGPGTGSSSGSGEPVKLPRIEFEPEVEPIPVPVPGGPGEEPQPAPPHVVHPTEPGPLAAPVAAPMVESVRLVEQVTGHGSQNRTDMRWQVDGTDLGLMWETEPGEVAVVFGDTFGKGWGGGGAGNDDQDWRSNVIGFSTDSDLSDGLTLDTFAQDSRCHAAEILGSRKIKNWETTTIPTSGFAVGNRQYLSYMSVNRWSRIPGLWWTNYGGIAYSDDRGRTWKKDQHAKWENFFGLGRFQVAAMVPHGEHVYMFGTPNGRIGVIGLARVPKRHILNKSAYQYWVGGSWAPAAENQATPLVLGMASELSVRYDQETEQWQMVYLDSARGAIVLRTAASPQGAWTDAIALVSTADYPKSYGGFIHPWSTSEDLYFLLSEWDSYNVYLMHARLNPSASRIQPARSNRTG; translated from the coding sequence ATGCGCGAATCCGGAATCAAATCCCCCTGTGCACCGGCCCTGTTCGGCGCACTGCTCGTCGGCGCCCTCACCGTGCCGATGCCCGCCGCGCAGGCCGCACCGTTCCCCTGGGCGCCCCCGCCGGTGAACAGCTGCGGCGAGATCGGATTCGACCCGCTCAACCGCGAGCCGGATCCCGCGCAACCCCCGCCGCCGCCGCTGCCCCCGCAGATCAACATCCCGGTGCCGATTCCGGAACTCACGCCGGTTCCCGTGCCCGATCCGCCGCAGGACAACACACGGATCGTGCCCGACCCGTTGCCCGCGAATCCGTGCGACAACCCGTGCCCGGACATCAGGGACAACCCGAAGCACCCCGAGCCGGATCCCGATCCGAGCCCGACGCCCGAGACCGGGGCCGACGAGGGGACCGGTTCGAGTTCCGGCTCCTCCGGCTCCGCGTCGGGATCCGGTTCGGGCAGTGGTCCAGGCACCGGTTCCAGCTCGGGTTCCGGCGAGCCGGTCAAACTGCCGCGCATCGAATTCGAGCCGGAGGTCGAGCCGATCCCGGTCCCGGTGCCCGGCGGTCCCGGCGAGGAGCCCCAGCCCGCTCCACCGCATGTGGTGCATCCGACCGAACCGGGCCCGCTCGCGGCCCCGGTGGCCGCGCCGATGGTCGAGTCGGTGCGGCTGGTCGAGCAGGTGACCGGGCACGGCTCGCAGAACCGCACCGACATGCGCTGGCAGGTCGACGGAACCGACCTGGGGCTGATGTGGGAGACGGAACCCGGCGAGGTCGCCGTGGTCTTCGGCGACACCTTCGGTAAAGGCTGGGGCGGTGGCGGCGCGGGCAACGACGACCAGGACTGGCGCAGCAACGTCATCGGTTTCAGCACCGACAGCGATCTGTCCGACGGCTTGACGCTCGATACCTTCGCGCAGGACAGCCGGTGCCACGCCGCGGAGATCCTGGGCAGCCGCAAGATCAAGAACTGGGAGACCACCACCATCCCCACCTCCGGTTTCGCCGTCGGGAACCGGCAGTACCTCAGCTACATGTCGGTGAACAGGTGGAGCCGCATCCCCGGCCTGTGGTGGACCAACTACGGCGGCATCGCCTACTCCGACGATCGTGGGCGCACCTGGAAGAAAGACCAGCATGCCAAGTGGGAGAACTTCTTCGGTCTGGGCAGGTTCCAGGTCGCGGCGATGGTGCCTCACGGCGAGCACGTCTACATGTTCGGCACGCCCAACGGACGCATCGGCGTGATCGGCTTGGCCCGCGTGCCCAAGCGCCACATCCTGAACAAGTCCGCCTATCAGTACTGGGTAGGTGGCAGTTGGGCTCCCGCCGCCGAGAACCAGGCCACCCCATTGGTGCTCGGCATGGCCAGTGAGCTGTCGGTGCGCTACGACCAGGAGACCGAGCAGTGGCAGATGGTCTACCTGGATTCGGCGCGGGGCGCGATCGTTCTGCGTACCGCGGCAAGCCCGCAGGGGGCCTGGACGGACGCGATCGCGCTGGTGTCCACCGCCGACTATCCGAAGTCCTACGGCGGGTTCATCCATCCGTGGTCGACCAGCGAGGACCTGTACTTTCTCCTCTCGGAGTGGGACAGCTACAACGTATATCTCATGCACGCCCGGCTGAATCCGAGCGCGAGCCGGATTCAGCCGGCACGCTCGAACCGCACGGGCTGA
- a CDS encoding biotin-dependent carboxyltransferase family protein, which produces MIVVEQVGPLATIQDLGRPGWFDSGVGPAGAADRGSLRLANRLVGNPEGHAVIEVLLGGLALHAEEHVMLAVTGAPAPATVDGRPVGHASVLELEPGQALRLGYASTGLRSYIAVRGGIDVPKTLGSRSRDTLAGLGPEPLAKGDRLPVGPSPRTIPVVDLAPVADLPADVLTVRAVLGPRDDWFTDATALFHGEWEVSADTDRVGARLDRRAGQPLTRAVTRELPTEGMALGSIQVPPSGQPVVFLADHPVTGGYPVIAVVVDADVDAVAQARPGQPVRFERAG; this is translated from the coding sequence ATGATCGTCGTCGAGCAAGTGGGGCCGCTCGCGACCATCCAGGATCTCGGGCGGCCGGGCTGGTTCGATTCCGGTGTCGGTCCCGCTGGGGCGGCCGATCGCGGGTCGTTGCGGTTGGCCAATCGGCTGGTCGGCAATCCGGAGGGTCACGCGGTCATCGAGGTGCTGCTCGGCGGGCTCGCCCTGCACGCCGAGGAGCACGTCATGTTGGCCGTCACCGGCGCGCCCGCGCCCGCTACCGTCGACGGCAGGCCCGTCGGCCACGCGAGCGTGCTGGAACTCGAGCCGGGGCAGGCGCTGCGGCTCGGTTACGCGTCCACCGGACTGCGTAGCTACATCGCGGTGCGTGGCGGCATCGATGTGCCGAAGACGCTCGGGTCTCGCAGCCGCGACACCCTGGCCGGACTGGGGCCGGAGCCTTTGGCGAAGGGCGATCGTCTGCCGGTCGGGCCTTCTCCGCGCACCATTCCGGTGGTGGACCTCGCCCCTGTCGCCGATTTGCCCGCTGACGTCCTCACCGTGCGCGCCGTACTCGGTCCGCGCGACGATTGGTTCACCGACGCCACCGCCTTGTTCCACGGCGAATGGGAGGTCTCCGCCGATACCGACCGGGTCGGCGCACGGTTGGATCGCCGGGCCGGGCAGCCGCTGACCCGCGCTGTCACTCGTGAACTGCCGACCGAAGGCATGGCCCTCGGCTCGATCCAGGTGCCGCCGAGCGGACAGCCGGTCGTCTTCCTCGCCGATCATCCGGTCACGGGCGGGTATCCGGTGATCGCGGTGGTCGTCGACGCCGACGTGGACGCGGTCGCGCAGGCGCGCCCGGGTCAGCCCGTGCGGTTCGAGCGTGCCGGCTGA
- a CDS encoding allophanate hydrolase subunit 1 has product MTTKGAGTHAERKAAEDAIRAAGDRALLITPQRREVVAALVTALRDRPVPGVQDLLPAAETVLLTLDSPRDAEAVRRVLTTLLVALHAEQSPGVSRGTLPDLAFGADPVSIPVRYDGADLDDVARALELTTAEVVAAHTGTVWRCAFVGFAPGFGYLESPDGRLSVPRRAQARTSIPAGAVALAGGYSAVYPRSTPGGWQLIGTTDLRMWDAERDPPALIRAGVTVRFVDAGGGG; this is encoded by the coding sequence ATGACGACGAAGGGCGCGGGAACCCACGCGGAGCGGAAGGCGGCGGAGGACGCGATCCGCGCGGCGGGTGATCGGGCGCTGCTGATCACGCCGCAGCGGCGCGAGGTGGTCGCGGCACTCGTCACCGCGCTGCGGGACCGCCCGGTGCCCGGCGTGCAGGACCTGCTCCCCGCCGCGGAAACGGTACTGCTCACGCTCGATTCACCCCGTGACGCCGAAGCCGTCCGCAGGGTGTTGACAACGCTGCTGGTCGCGCTCCACGCCGAGCAGTCGCCCGGTGTTTCCCGTGGAACATTGCCGGATCTGGCATTCGGTGCCGACCCGGTGTCGATTCCGGTGCGCTACGACGGCGCCGACCTCGATGACGTCGCCCGGGCATTGGAACTCACGACCGCGGAAGTGGTGGCCGCGCACACCGGCACGGTGTGGCGGTGTGCTTTCGTCGGATTCGCGCCGGGCTTCGGCTACCTGGAATCGCCCGACGGCAGGCTGTCGGTTCCGCGCAGAGCCCAGGCGCGTACGTCGATTCCGGCGGGTGCGGTAGCACTCGCCGGTGGATACAGCGCCGTGTATCCACGCAGCACACCCGGCGGATGGCAGCTGATCGGGACCACCGACCTCAGGATGTGGGATGCCGAGCGCGATCCGCCCGCGTTGATTCGCGCGGGCGTCACGGTCCGGTTCGTCGACGCGGGGGGTGGCGGATGA
- a CDS encoding LamB/YcsF family protein, with amino-acid sequence MALDLNSDLGEGFGPWTMGDDAAMLDIVTSANIACGFHAGDPAIMRRTCALAVEKGVRIGAHVGYRDLAGFGRREIAVAPGELRDEVLYQIGGLDAFAKAAGDRVRYVKPHGALYHSAARDRQLADAVLAAIAEYDPRLALLGPAGTQLESAAQAAGVRFVGEGFADRAYTPDGSLAARGAAGAVLGPREAVAQAVSIAKSGAVRTADGSREVAVRAASICVHGDSPAAVEMARHIRTALDEVGVPVEPFG; translated from the coding sequence ATGGCGCTGGACCTGAACAGTGATCTCGGCGAGGGCTTCGGTCCGTGGACGATGGGCGACGACGCCGCCATGCTCGACATCGTCACCAGTGCGAACATCGCCTGCGGATTCCACGCGGGCGACCCTGCGATCATGCGCAGGACCTGCGCTCTCGCGGTCGAGAAGGGTGTTCGGATCGGCGCCCACGTCGGTTATCGCGACCTGGCCGGTTTCGGGCGGCGAGAGATCGCGGTCGCGCCCGGTGAGCTGCGCGACGAGGTGCTGTATCAGATCGGCGGCCTGGACGCTTTCGCGAAGGCCGCGGGCGACCGGGTCCGCTACGTGAAACCGCATGGGGCGCTCTATCACTCGGCCGCGCGAGATCGGCAGCTGGCCGACGCGGTGCTGGCCGCGATCGCGGAGTACGACCCGCGGCTGGCCCTGCTGGGCCCGGCGGGCACCCAGTTGGAGTCGGCGGCCCAGGCAGCCGGAGTGCGATTCGTCGGCGAAGGTTTCGCCGACCGGGCCTACACGCCCGATGGCTCGCTGGCCGCACGCGGTGCGGCCGGGGCGGTGTTGGGTCCGCGGGAGGCCGTCGCCCAGGCGGTCTCGATCGCCAAGTCCGGCGCCGTGCGGACGGCCGATGGCTCCAGGGAGGTCGCGGTGCGTGCCGCGAGCATCTGCGTGCACGGTGATTCGCCCGCCGCGGTGGAGATGGCGCGGCACATCCGCACCGCGCTGGACGAGGTCGGCGTGCCAGTGGAGCCGTTCGGCTGA